The Budorcas taxicolor isolate Tak-1 chromosome 5, Takin1.1, whole genome shotgun sequence genome includes a window with the following:
- the M6PR gene encoding cation-dependent mannose-6-phosphate receptor isoform X1, with the protein MMSPLHSSWRTGLLLLLLFSMAVRESWQTEEKTCDLVGEKGKESEKELALLKRLTPLFNKSFESTVGQSPDMYSYVFRVCREAGNHSSGAGLVQINKSNGKETVVGRFNETQIFNGSNWIMLIYKGGDEYDNHCGREQRRAVVMISCNRHTLADNFNPVSEERGKVQDCFYLFEMDSSLACSPEISHLSVGSILLVTFASLIAVYIIGGFLYQRLVVGAKGMEQFPHLAFWQDLGNLVADGCDFVCRSKPRNVPAAYRGVGDDQLGEESEERDDHLLPM; encoded by the exons AT GATGTCCCCCCTCCACAGCTCCTGGAGGACTggcctgctcctgctgctgctcttcTCCATGGCAGTCAGAGAATCTTGGCAGACTGAGGAGAAAACATGCGACCTGGTGGGAGAAAAGGGTAAAGAATCAGAGAAAGAGTTGGCTCTCCTGAAGAGGCTGACACCGCTATTTAACAAAAG CTTTGAGAGCACTGTGGGCCAGAGCCCAGATATGTACAGCTATGTGTTCCGGGTGTGCCGAGAAGCTGGCAACCACTCCTCTGGGGCAGGCCTGGTGCAGATCAACAAAAGTAACGGGAAGGAGACAGTAGTTGGGAGATTCAACGAGACTCAGATCTTCAATGGAA GTAATTGGATCATGCTGATCTATAAAGGGGGTGATGAATATGACAACCACTGTGGCAGGGAGCAGCGGCGGGCAGTGGTGATGATCTCCTGCAATCGACACACTCTAGCG GACAATTTTAACCCTGTGTCTGAGGAGCGAGGCAAAGTCCAAGATTGTTTCTACCTCTTTGAGATGGACAGCAGCCTGGCGTGTTCCCCAGAGATCTCCCATCTTAGCGTGGGTTCTATCTTACTTGTCAC GTTTGCATCACTGATCGCAGTCTATATCATCGGGGGGTTCCTGTACCAGCGACTGGTGGTCGGAGCCAAAGGAATGGAGCAGTTTCCTCACTTGGCCTTCTGGCAGGATCTTGGAAACCTGGTAGCA GATGGCTGTGACTTTGTATGCCGCTCTAAACCCCGAAATGTGCCTGCTGCCTATCGTGGTGTGGGGGATGATCAGCTGGGGGAAGAGTCAGAAGAAAGGGATGATCATTTGTTACCAATGTGA
- the M6PR gene encoding cation-dependent mannose-6-phosphate receptor isoform X2, giving the protein MSPLHSSWRTGLLLLLLFSMAVRESWQTEEKTCDLVGEKGKESEKELALLKRLTPLFNKSFESTVGQSPDMYSYVFRVCREAGNHSSGAGLVQINKSNGKETVVGRFNETQIFNGSNWIMLIYKGGDEYDNHCGREQRRAVVMISCNRHTLADNFNPVSEERGKVQDCFYLFEMDSSLACSPEISHLSVGSILLVTFASLIAVYIIGGFLYQRLVVGAKGMEQFPHLAFWQDLGNLVADGCDFVCRSKPRNVPAAYRGVGDDQLGEESEERDDHLLPM; this is encoded by the exons ATGTCCCCCCTCCACAGCTCCTGGAGGACTggcctgctcctgctgctgctcttcTCCATGGCAGTCAGAGAATCTTGGCAGACTGAGGAGAAAACATGCGACCTGGTGGGAGAAAAGGGTAAAGAATCAGAGAAAGAGTTGGCTCTCCTGAAGAGGCTGACACCGCTATTTAACAAAAG CTTTGAGAGCACTGTGGGCCAGAGCCCAGATATGTACAGCTATGTGTTCCGGGTGTGCCGAGAAGCTGGCAACCACTCCTCTGGGGCAGGCCTGGTGCAGATCAACAAAAGTAACGGGAAGGAGACAGTAGTTGGGAGATTCAACGAGACTCAGATCTTCAATGGAA GTAATTGGATCATGCTGATCTATAAAGGGGGTGATGAATATGACAACCACTGTGGCAGGGAGCAGCGGCGGGCAGTGGTGATGATCTCCTGCAATCGACACACTCTAGCG GACAATTTTAACCCTGTGTCTGAGGAGCGAGGCAAAGTCCAAGATTGTTTCTACCTCTTTGAGATGGACAGCAGCCTGGCGTGTTCCCCAGAGATCTCCCATCTTAGCGTGGGTTCTATCTTACTTGTCAC GTTTGCATCACTGATCGCAGTCTATATCATCGGGGGGTTCCTGTACCAGCGACTGGTGGTCGGAGCCAAAGGAATGGAGCAGTTTCCTCACTTGGCCTTCTGGCAGGATCTTGGAAACCTGGTAGCA GATGGCTGTGACTTTGTATGCCGCTCTAAACCCCGAAATGTGCCTGCTGCCTATCGTGGTGTGGGGGATGATCAGCTGGGGGAAGAGTCAGAAGAAAGGGATGATCATTTGTTACCAATGTGA
- the M6PR gene encoding cation-dependent mannose-6-phosphate receptor isoform X3 — MAVRESWQTEEKTCDLVGEKGKESEKELALLKRLTPLFNKSFESTVGQSPDMYSYVFRVCREAGNHSSGAGLVQINKSNGKETVVGRFNETQIFNGSNWIMLIYKGGDEYDNHCGREQRRAVVMISCNRHTLADNFNPVSEERGKVQDCFYLFEMDSSLACSPEISHLSVGSILLVTFASLIAVYIIGGFLYQRLVVGAKGMEQFPHLAFWQDLGNLVADGCDFVCRSKPRNVPAAYRGVGDDQLGEESEERDDHLLPM; from the exons ATGGCAGTCAGAGAATCTTGGCAGACTGAGGAGAAAACATGCGACCTGGTGGGAGAAAAGGGTAAAGAATCAGAGAAAGAGTTGGCTCTCCTGAAGAGGCTGACACCGCTATTTAACAAAAG CTTTGAGAGCACTGTGGGCCAGAGCCCAGATATGTACAGCTATGTGTTCCGGGTGTGCCGAGAAGCTGGCAACCACTCCTCTGGGGCAGGCCTGGTGCAGATCAACAAAAGTAACGGGAAGGAGACAGTAGTTGGGAGATTCAACGAGACTCAGATCTTCAATGGAA GTAATTGGATCATGCTGATCTATAAAGGGGGTGATGAATATGACAACCACTGTGGCAGGGAGCAGCGGCGGGCAGTGGTGATGATCTCCTGCAATCGACACACTCTAGCG GACAATTTTAACCCTGTGTCTGAGGAGCGAGGCAAAGTCCAAGATTGTTTCTACCTCTTTGAGATGGACAGCAGCCTGGCGTGTTCCCCAGAGATCTCCCATCTTAGCGTGGGTTCTATCTTACTTGTCAC GTTTGCATCACTGATCGCAGTCTATATCATCGGGGGGTTCCTGTACCAGCGACTGGTGGTCGGAGCCAAAGGAATGGAGCAGTTTCCTCACTTGGCCTTCTGGCAGGATCTTGGAAACCTGGTAGCA GATGGCTGTGACTTTGTATGCCGCTCTAAACCCCGAAATGTGCCTGCTGCCTATCGTGGTGTGGGGGATGATCAGCTGGGGGAAGAGTCAGAAGAAAGGGATGATCATTTGTTACCAATGTGA